ACGGAGCGTTGCCGAAGGCCTTACGCTCGGGTTTGGCGGGGACTTTGAGTTCTTCGCGAAGTCTGGCCAGCTCTCGCTTCAACTCGGCGACGATCGGAGCGCGGTTCGGATCGTCGTAGACGTTGCGCAACTCCTGTGGGTCTTCACGAAGGTCGAACAGTTCCCAGGCGTCGAGATCGGGCGTCTCGAATCGGACGAGTTTGTAGCGGTCGTTCACGACGCCGTAGTGCGGGCGGACGTGATGCGGGTCGGGATACTCGTAGTATTCGTAATAGAAGCTCTTGCGCCAGTCGTTCGGGGCTTCGCCGCGGAGGATCGGGACGAGGCTTTTCCCCTGGACTTCAGAAGGAACCGCCAGTCCGGCGACTTCCAGGAAGGTCGGCGCAAAGTCCAGGTTTGAGACGATGCGTCCCTCCGCGGTGCCCGGCTTCACCACGCCCGGCCAACGGACGAGGCACGGGGTCTTCAGAGACTCCTCGAAGATCCACCGCTTGTCGAACCAGCCATGCTCGCCCAGGTAGAAGCCCTGATCCGAAGCGTAGACGACGATCGTGTTCGTCGCGAGCCCTTCGTCGTCGAGGTATTTGAGCAGCCGGCCGACGTTTTCATCGACGGCCTTGATGCAGCCCAGATAGTCGTGCATGTAGCGGTTGTACTTCCAGCGGACGAGGTCGGCCCCCTGGAGGTTCGCTTTGCGGAAGGCTTCATTGCGAGGGTTGTAGTAGGCGTCCCAGGCTTGCTTCTCCTCAGGCGTGAATCGTTCCTTGAAGTCGTTCAACTTGAGGTCGTTGGCGTTCATCGTCTTGGCGATCGTCATGTCCTGATCGCGTTCGGCCAGCGTCCGGTTGGCGTAGTCGTCGAAGAGGGTCGCCGGTGGGTCGTATGTGCGATCGCCGTCATGACCGAGAAGTCGGATCGGCGGCGACCACGGCCGGTGCGGCGCCTTGTGCTGGGTCATGAGGAGGAAGGGACGCGACTTGTCCCGCTTCTTAAGCCAGTCGAGCGAGACGTCCGTAATGACGTCTGTGACGTACCCATCGCGCTGCTTGCGGACGCCCATCTCGATCATGTCGGGGGCGTAGTAGATCCCCTGCCCCGGCAGAATGTTCCAGTAGTCGAAACCGGTCGGATCCGACATGAGGTGCCACTTGCCGACGATCGCCGTTTGATATCCCGCCCCTTGAAGGAGCTTCGGGAACGTCGTCTGGCTGCCGTCGAATCGGCTGTTCGAGTTGTTGTAAAAGCCGTTGAGGTGGCTGTATTTCCCGGTGAGGACCGTCGCCCGGCTGGGTCCGCAGATCGAGTTGGGGACCAGGCAGCGATCGAATCGCACCCCCTCCCGTGCGATCCGGTCGAGATTCGGCGTCTCCAGCAGCTTCCGCGGTTCGTTGTACGCGCCGACGGCCTGGTAGGCGTGGTCGTCGGAGAAGATGAAGACGATGTTGGGCCGGGGGGGCTCGGCTGCATTGGTCGGGGTGGTCGACGTCGACAGACACACGGCGGCCAGCGCGAACGCGGCCGCGACGCCGAGGGGTCGTGTGGGAGGCTTGGACATATCGCTGATCTCGACGGTCTAAAGGTTGCGGGCCCCGGTTCGGAGCCGGGACCGCCGATTATACGACGGCTCCGCTCACTCCTCCATGAGAAGGGCCACGGGGAAATCCGCAAAAAGGACGGCGGCGGGGATTGAAGCGACTCCCTCGTGAACCTGGCTCGCGACGACGGCTCCGGTGAAGACGTCCCGATAGCGGAGGCCCGGTTCAAGGCCTGGCATGCGGACGATCGTTTCGCCCCAGGCGGCCTCTCCCAGCGGGCATTGGCCCTCGAAGCTCAGTCGCGTCGACAGCCGAGGCACCGCGACGACCGCCGACTCGTGTCCCAACCCGCGATGGAAGGCGAAGATCGACCCCTCATGCTTTCCTGACGGCTGAAGGGGGGTGTAAGCCCCTTCGGCGAACAGGCGGGGCGATCGTCGCCGCGCATGAAGAGCCCGCCAGTGGACGTAGAGCTTGCCCCGGCCGTCGAAGACGTTCTCGGCAAGGTCGCGGGCCATCGTGGAGGCGTTGTCGCCGCATTCGCGGTGACGGCGGATCAGCATGTCGAGCATCGATTTCCGGAGGTTGTAATCGACGGGGCGTCGATTGTCCGGGTCGACCAGGCTGAAATCCCAGATCTCGGTCCCCTGATAGGTGTCCGGAACTCCCGGCGCGGCGAGCTTTAGCAAGGTCTGAGCCAGCCCGTTGATTCGTCCGTGCCTGGCGACCCGACGTTGGAACGGCAGGAAGTCTCTGAAAAAGGGGGCGTTTCTCACCGGATCGAGGATGTCGCCGAGGAAAGCGTCCAGCGCCGCCTCGTATTCTTCAAAAGGGTTTTGCCAGCTCGTGTGGACCTTGGCCTCGCGTGTGGCCTTGAGCATGAACGCGCGGATTCGGGCGAGGAAGTCCGTCAGGCCGGCTTCGTCCAGGGGATCGAGCGGCCAGGCCCCCAGAAGGGTTTGGTAGAGCAAGTATTCTTCGTTGCGGCCAGGGACCGCGGACCCGTCGGCGAGCGCCCGATGGTGGACCAGGTTGAGGTCGGTCCAGTGGACGAAGGCGTCGAACCACTCCTCGGGAATCTCCGAGAGGACGTTGATGCGAGCGCGGACGTCCTCGCTGCGTTTGGTGTCGTGCGTCGAGAGCGTCGTGAGGGCGTAAGGGAATTTCCCCGCCCGTCGTCCGAGCCAGCGATGGAGCGAGGCTGGTGACGCGCCGAAATGATTGGGTTCGCCGCCCACCTCGTTCAGGGAGATTAAACGGTTGTAGACGTAAAACGTCGTATCTTCGATCCCCTTGGCGGTGGCCGGCGCCGTGACCTGCTGAAATTTGCCGGCGAAATCGACCTGAGAGGGTTCTCCTTCGGGAGTCGGGCCGACCGAGACGCGATCGAGCAACGTACGCGAGAGGAAGTCGAACACCGCCGATCCGAGCAAGGGATTGAGCCTTCGGGCGCGAGCCACGGCTCGACCGACGAGTTGACGATCCTTCTCCGAGACCTCGTCGGCCGTAATGTAGCTGCGGTACACGGGGAAGGCGGCGATCACCTCGCGCAGGGCCGTCCGCAGCGCAGTCTGCGTGAAGTCGCGCGCCCGGCGGTCGCGGAGGGCGATCCGCTCAAGCTGATAGGCGAGGACGTGCAACTCGCTGGAGAGCGATGCGTCCATGATGAGCCGCTTTTTCTCCATGACGATGTCGCGGTAGGGCGTGGCGTCGTCGATCAGCTCTTCGTACTGGCGGGTGAAATCGTTCTCGTTCATGCCGTCGATGAAGAGCATGTTGATTCGATTGAGGGCGTCGTAACCCGACGTCCCGTGGACGGGCCAGTCCTCTGGCAGCGCCTCATCGAGCGCCAGAATCTTTTCGACGACCACGTAAAGCCGGGGAGGCCAGCCGTGACCCGGCGCCGTCTCGGTCATGGCCTCGCGCAACTGGGGTTCGATCTCCTCCCAGGGGAGTTCCTCGGCGTGCGTTCCCTCGTGGTGGAGCCGATGCGCCAGGATCAGGAACAAAGCCGTCTGAAGTCGGTCCAGATACGTCTTGGGGTCGAGCAAACCGTCCGGGTGGTCGATGCGCAGGCCGGAGGCCGGCATCCGGCCGAGAATCCGGAAAATGTGGCTGTGGGTCTCGTGAACCACCTCCCAGCGGTCGGCTCGAAGGGCGGCGAGGGCGTTGATGTCGAAGAACCGGCGATAGTTGATTTCGTCGGTGGCTACGCGCCAGTAGGCGAGCCGGTAAGGTTGGGCCTGAAGCAGCTCGTCGAAGCCGTCGAAGCTGCCGGCTTCGCCCGGCTCGCCGTCGAGGACGTCGAGGGTCCGGTCGACGGCCTCTGCAATGCTCGGTTCGGCTGCCAGGAGGTCGCCTAGCCGGCGCTTGACGATCTCCTTCTCGCGGTGGCGCTCGTTGATGCGGTCCGCGGCCGTCTCGGTATGGTCAGGCAGGTTGCGAACGGCCGTGAGGATGCTCTGGAATTCCAGGACCCCATAAGCCATCGGTCCTAGCTCGGCGAGGATCGGCTCCAGGGCAGGTTCCATCACGGCTCGGTAGCTCTTGGGATCGAGCGGGAACCGGTGTTCGAAATAGCGAACGTGGAAAGCCCCGCCGTCGCGGCCCAGTTTCAAGTCGCCGGCCTCGAGCACGTCGCCATAGAGCCCGCCCAGGAACGGCAGCAGAACGCGGCCCCGATTCTCAGGACGGGTCGGAGCGGCCCAGTCGATGTCGAAAGCGCCGGCGTAGATCGAGGCCTGGCCGTTTTCCAGAACGTCGTTCCACCAGGGATTCTCATTCCCGAGGATTCCCATGTGGTTGGGAACAACGTCCAGCAACAGCCCCATCCCTCGCTCGCGCAACGCTTCGAGCAACTTCTCGTGCTCGGCCTCCGTCCCAATTTCCGGGTTCAATTGCGAATGGTCCGTGATGTCGTAGCCGTGAGTGCTCCCGGGGGCCGCCTTGAGGTAGGGGGACGTATACAGGTCGGTGATTCCCAGCATGTCGAGATAGTCGATGATCGCGCGAGCGTCGTTGAACCGGAATCCGGCGTGCAACTGAATGCGATAGGTGGCCGTGGGGACGATTCGGCGTCGGTCGACCTCGGCGAGAGCAGCCGTGAGCAGGCTGTCGATGTAAGGGTCTCGTGAAAAGGTCGCTGGGGACGTCGTATCTTCCATGGAGAGAGGCTCCGTATTCGGGAGGGGCCAGAACGACGAAGGGGCGGGTCCGAGACCCGCCCCTTCGCGCCTCGTCGTCTGTAAATGGTAACAGAACGGGAATTAGACCCCCCGGTTCGGCGACCGTCGGTGAGAGGGGACCGGTGGAGACGGCTCCTGCGCCTCGCGGCGGAGCACCTCGACCTGTCGGGCCGAGACGTCCGCGTCTGCGTTCTCGGCGTCTCTGGTGAAGAAGACCGCCATCGAGCGGGCAGGAAGCTCGTAGACGAACCCACCTTCTGCGATCAGCGGCGTTTGATCGTCGGCGAATGTCTCCAGAGCCCGCCGCCAGACCTGCTTCTCATTAATCTTCGGGAGCGTGAACTGGATCGATTCATGGTGGGCGTTCAACAGAATCAAGCCGGTATCGTCGAGGATCGGTTCGCCGCGTTCGTTGACGTCGTCGATCAGATCGCCGGCCAGTCGTACGCCCAGGCATTTGACAAAGCCCGCGTTCCAATCCTCGTCGGTCATCTCGTCGCCCGACGGGACGAGGAACGACACGTCCTTGATCTCCGAGCCTCGGAGCGCACGGCCCTGGAAGAACTTCCGACGTTGGAAGATCGGATGCTCTCGGAAAAGCCGCGTCACTCGTTGTGTGAAATTCAGGAATTTCTTCTGGTCGTCGTTCAGATTCCAGTCGAGCCAGGTCAGCTCGTTGTCCTGGCAATAGGTGTTGTTGTTTCCCTTCTGGGTGTGGCCGATCTCGTCGCCAGCTAGCAGCATCGCAACCCCCTGAGAGAGCATCAGGGTGGTCATGAAGTTGCGCATCTGTCGCTGGCGGAGGGCGTTGATCTCAGGATCGTCGGTCGGCCCTTCGGCGCCGCAATTCCAGGAGTCGTTGTTGCTGGCGCCGTCGCGATTCTCCTCGCCGTTCGCCTCGTTGTGTTTCTCGTTGTAGGAAACGAGGTCCCTGAGCGTGAAGCCGTCGTGGCAGGTGATGAAGTTGATGCTGGCGCAGGGGGCTCGGCCGTTTTGCTCGTAGAGGTCGCTGGAGCCGGTGAGCCGCGTGGCGAACTCAGAGACCGTGCCGCCGTCCCCCTTCCAGAAGCGACGGACGTTGTCGCGGTACTTCCCGTTCCACTCGGTCCAGAGAACGGGGAAATGGCCGACCTGGTAGCCGCCCGGACCGACGTCCCACGGCTCGGCGATCAGCTTCACCTGCGAGAGGATCGGGTCCTGGTGAATGATGTCGAAGAACGCACCCAGGCGATCGACTTCGTAGAGTTCGCGAGCCAGAGTGCTCGCCAGGTCGAAGCGGAAGCCGTCGACGTGCATGTCGACGACCCAGTAGCGCAGGCTGTCCATGATGAGCTGGAGGACCTGCGGGTGACTCATATCGAAGGTATTGCCGCAGCCGGTGAAGTCCATGTAGTGGCGGCGGCTCTCGGGGCTGAGGCGGTAATAGCCGGCGTTGTCGAGCCCTCGGAAGGAGAGCGTCGGCCCCTGCTGCTGGCCTTCCGCCGTGTGGTTGTAAACCACGTCGAGGATGACTTCGATCCCCGCGGCGTGAAGGGCGCGGACCATCATTTTGAACTCACGGACCGCCGCCAGCGGATCGTTCGGCTGGGTCGAATATCGAGGGTCGGGGGCGAAGAACCCCAGAGTGTTGTAACCCCAGTAGTTGATGCGTCCCTTCTCTGTGAGGAAGCGATCGTCGACGTGGTAATGAATCGGCAGCAGTTCGACGGCCGTCACCCCCAAAGAACGGAGGTGTTGGATCGCCCCGTCGGAAGCCATGCCGGCGTAAGTCCCGCGTATCTTCTCGGTCACTTCGGGCATCAGCTTGGTGAAGCCTTTGACGTGAGCTTCGTAGATGAGCGTCTCGTGCCAGGGAGTCAGCGGCGGTCGATCATCTCCCCAGACGAACGATGTGTCGGCGACGGCTGCGAGGGGGGCGAAGGCGCCGCTGTCGCGTTTGTCGAAGGCCAGGTCCTGTTCGGGGCTGTCGAGCGGGTAGCCGAAGAGCGAATCGTCCCATTTCAGGTCGCGGCCGATGGCCTTCGCATAGGGGTCGAGGAGCAGCTTGTGCGGGTTGAAGCGATGGCCGTTCGTCGGCTCGAAGGGACCCTCGATGCGATAACCGTACAACTGGCCCGGAACGACGTCGGGTAGATACTGGTGCCAGACGTTGGCTGTTTGTTCGCGTAACGCGATCGTCGTCGACTCTCGCGTGGCGTCGGGGCCGTCGAAGAGACATAAAGAAACGCGACTCGCGTTCTCCGCGAAGACGCTGAAATTGACGCCGGCTCCGTCCCAGGTCGCTCCAAGAGGGAAAGGTCGTCCAGGCCAAACGCGCATGTGAGGGTATCCTCATGTGTGCCGATCGGATCGGCCTTGAGCATCGACGTGACGTCGTCGTCGCTCAGAGGCGAAGTTCGGTCACCACACATAAGCAAACCGCGCGCCGGAGGCTGCGTCCAGCCCTCGGCGCTTGAGAATGCAAGGCGGCTCAATCCAACGGCCGGCCTCATCCGGAGCGAGGTCGCGTTGGCCGGGAGTGAGCCGATTGCACTGGTTCAGCCGTGCCGCGGTCCGTAGATCCGGTCCGATTCCCGAGTCTTGAGGGGCGTCATTCGTCGGGGGCCGCGGAAGAGGGGCTTTGAGGAGGTCGAGGCGGTCGCAGTCGTCGAGGTCGTCGCGACAGCGGCCTTATGCCTTCGCCACCACCGTAGAGCTGCCCGGCGGAGGTGGACGGTCGAGGCCGTGACGAACAGGACGCCCACGGGAAGGTCGAGTGACGACCGTTCGACCTGGCCGCTCGAGGGGACGACGGTTTCAGGCTCTGCCGCCGCAATCGGCTCGCCCGTGGTGGACGGCTCGGAAGTGGCGCCCAGACCGTCGAAGAGCCATTGGAAACCGCCCTGGAGAGCGGCGAGCACTCGGTCGGCCTTCAGGAGCGCCGCATCGTCGGCGTCGGGCGAGGCGGTATCGATTTTGGCGGTTTCGACCCTGACGACCTCGTCGTCGTGATCGCGCGAGGTAGCAAGACTCTCGGACGATCCGGCCGGGCCGCGGTCCTGACCGTCGTCCGACTGTGAGTTTGACGAGGAAAGGATCGCGCTCAGAGCCGAAGGCGATCGCCCCGCGGCCGGGGCGGCCCAGGCGACGGCGGTCAAGCTGCCGGGGACCGTTGGACCGACGCTGACGACGCCGTCGCCGTTCGCCCCCGGCCGACCGACCAGGGGAGGGGTCGTGGATGATCCGGCCGCCCAGGGCGAAGGACCCATCTCCACGGACCGCGCTGCGTCGGACCGTGCGGCGACGGGGGCGGTGAATGACGGCGTCGGCGTGATCGTTGTTGCGGAGACAGGCGTCGATGGCAGCGATGGAGATGAGGCGGAGCGATCGACGCCCAACCGGATGGCGAGGACGCCGCCTGGCCCCACGGCATCGGCGACGACGTCCATGTGCAGGGCGTCGTCGACCAGCGACCAGGTGCCAGAGACGGAGGCGCCGCCGACAGCCGTCAGGCGAACCGTGTACGCTCCGGGGGCCAGATAAAGCGGCAACTCGATAGGCTCGGAGCTGGAAGTTACGAATACCACTCCGTCAACGCCGATCACCTCGATCTGAAGCGAGCCAGACTGAGTATGCCCTCGGAGCGTGAGCAGGGCGTGTTCATCGACGACGATGGGGACGTCGGTCGATGAGCCGCCAGGCAGCGAGATCGCTCCCCCACCAAGTATTTTCGAGTGGCTCACCTTTGGCGGACTGGTCGGGGCCTCAGCGGTCGACAGGGTGAAGCTGCCGAGTGCTCCGGTTGGAAGGCCGCTCGCGACTGGAGTGCGCCCGATCAGATCGGCGAGCGGTCTGTCTCCAGAGACGATCACAGTGTACTCGCCGGCCGGAACCGCTGATGCGAAGGTAAACCCAACTCGTTGCAGGCCGTAATCCGCTCGGGTAGGCAAAACGTCGTAAGTCTGACCGTTGGAATCAACGACCTTCACGGAGTCTAGCCAGACCGTATTCGGATCGAGAGGCGCGGAGAACGCGAGCGTGAAACCCGTCGCGATTCCGTTGGAGTGGTCGACCGTGAAACTGGTTACGGTCGTCGGGCCTTTCGCGGGATCGGCCGTGATTCCTAGCCGATAGTCGCCACCGGGCTGGCCATCGGTCTTGGCAACGACGACGTAATAGTCGCCCGGCGCAAGTCCGAGGGAGAGATACGGATCGTTGGCCGCGTTCAACTGGCCCCCCGGAACGTCCAGCGGCTGGAATTTTCCGGTCAGGGCGTCCTTTACGAGGTTGCCGGACTGGTCGTAGACCTTCAACCCCGCGATGAGTTCGCTGCCGATCGCACCGGCGTCGAGTTGAATCGTCACTTGCCAGAGCGGTTGACTCGCACCGAGTTGGAAATGGTATACATCCTGAGCGCCGAGCGAGTTCGCGAGCGTCCCAGGTGTGAATAGGACCGAGGAGCCCACGACGCCGAGATCCTTGACGA
The Paludisphaera rhizosphaerae DNA segment above includes these coding regions:
- the glgX gene encoding glycogen debranching protein GlgX, translating into MRVWPGRPFPLGATWDGAGVNFSVFAENASRVSLCLFDGPDATRESTTIALREQTANVWHQYLPDVVPGQLYGYRIEGPFEPTNGHRFNPHKLLLDPYAKAIGRDLKWDDSLFGYPLDSPEQDLAFDKRDSGAFAPLAAVADTSFVWGDDRPPLTPWHETLIYEAHVKGFTKLMPEVTEKIRGTYAGMASDGAIQHLRSLGVTAVELLPIHYHVDDRFLTEKGRINYWGYNTLGFFAPDPRYSTQPNDPLAAVREFKMMVRALHAAGIEVILDVVYNHTAEGQQQGPTLSFRGLDNAGYYRLSPESRRHYMDFTGCGNTFDMSHPQVLQLIMDSLRYWVVDMHVDGFRFDLASTLARELYEVDRLGAFFDIIHQDPILSQVKLIAEPWDVGPGGYQVGHFPVLWTEWNGKYRDNVRRFWKGDGGTVSEFATRLTGSSDLYEQNGRAPCASINFITCHDGFTLRDLVSYNEKHNEANGEENRDGASNNDSWNCGAEGPTDDPEINALRQRQMRNFMTTLMLSQGVAMLLAGDEIGHTQKGNNNTYCQDNELTWLDWNLNDDQKKFLNFTQRVTRLFREHPIFQRRKFFQGRALRGSEIKDVSFLVPSGDEMTDEDWNAGFVKCLGVRLAGDLIDDVNERGEPILDDTGLILLNAHHESIQFTLPKINEKQVWRRALETFADDQTPLIAEGGFVYELPARSMAVFFTRDAENADADVSARQVEVLRREAQEPSPPVPSHRRSPNRGV
- the treY gene encoding malto-oligosyltrehalose synthase, yielding MEDTTSPATFSRDPYIDSLLTAALAEVDRRRIVPTATYRIQLHAGFRFNDARAIIDYLDMLGITDLYTSPYLKAAPGSTHGYDITDHSQLNPEIGTEAEHEKLLEALRERGMGLLLDVVPNHMGILGNENPWWNDVLENGQASIYAGAFDIDWAAPTRPENRGRVLLPFLGGLYGDVLEAGDLKLGRDGGAFHVRYFEHRFPLDPKSYRAVMEPALEPILAELGPMAYGVLEFQSILTAVRNLPDHTETAADRINERHREKEIVKRRLGDLLAAEPSIAEAVDRTLDVLDGEPGEAGSFDGFDELLQAQPYRLAYWRVATDEINYRRFFDINALAALRADRWEVVHETHSHIFRILGRMPASGLRIDHPDGLLDPKTYLDRLQTALFLILAHRLHHEGTHAEELPWEEIEPQLREAMTETAPGHGWPPRLYVVVEKILALDEALPEDWPVHGTSGYDALNRINMLFIDGMNENDFTRQYEELIDDATPYRDIVMEKKRLIMDASLSSELHVLAYQLERIALRDRRARDFTQTALRTALREVIAAFPVYRSYITADEVSEKDRQLVGRAVARARRLNPLLGSAVFDFLSRTLLDRVSVGPTPEGEPSQVDFAGKFQQVTAPATAKGIEDTTFYVYNRLISLNEVGGEPNHFGASPASLHRWLGRRAGKFPYALTTLSTHDTKRSEDVRARINVLSEIPEEWFDAFVHWTDLNLVHHRALADGSAVPGRNEEYLLYQTLLGAWPLDPLDEAGLTDFLARIRAFMLKATREAKVHTSWQNPFEEYEAALDAFLGDILDPVRNAPFFRDFLPFQRRVARHGRINGLAQTLLKLAAPGVPDTYQGTEIWDFSLVDPDNRRPVDYNLRKSMLDMLIRRHRECGDNASTMARDLAENVFDGRGKLYVHWRALHARRRSPRLFAEGAYTPLQPSGKHEGSIFAFHRGLGHESAVVAVPRLSTRLSFEGQCPLGEAAWGETIVRMPGLEPGLRYRDVFTGAVVASQVHEGVASIPAAVLFADFPVALLMEE
- a CDS encoding sulfatase family protein, with the protein product MSKPPTRPLGVAAAFALAAVCLSTSTTPTNAAEPPRPNIVFIFSDDHAYQAVGAYNEPRKLLETPNLDRIAREGVRFDRCLVPNSICGPSRATVLTGKYSHLNGFYNNSNSRFDGSQTTFPKLLQGAGYQTAIVGKWHLMSDPTGFDYWNILPGQGIYYAPDMIEMGVRKQRDGYVTDVITDVSLDWLKKRDKSRPFLLMTQHKAPHRPWSPPIRLLGHDGDRTYDPPATLFDDYANRTLAERDQDMTIAKTMNANDLKLNDFKERFTPEEKQAWDAYYNPRNEAFRKANLQGADLVRWKYNRYMHDYLGCIKAVDENVGRLLKYLDDEGLATNTIVVYASDQGFYLGEHGWFDKRWIFEESLKTPCLVRWPGVVKPGTAEGRIVSNLDFAPTFLEVAGLAVPSEVQGKSLVPILRGEAPNDWRKSFYYEYYEYPDPHHVRPHYGVVNDRYKLVRFETPDLDAWELFDLREDPQELRNVYDDPNRAPIVAELKRELARLREELKVPAKPERKAFGNAPFMPGEAPAAKKAAAAKKAAAKAAPVSAAP